The Dehalogenimonas lykanthroporepellens BL-DC-9 genome includes a window with the following:
- a CDS encoding 2-isopropylmalate synthase (KEGG: dev:DhcVS_734 isopropylmalate/homocitrate/citramalate synthase~TIGRFAM: 2-isopropylmalate synthase~PFAM: pyruvate carboxyltransferase; LeuA allosteric (dimerisation) domain): protein MNKLKIFDTTLRDGEQAAGATLNIQEKLEIARALEALGVDIIEGGFPVTSSGDFEAVRRIANEIRGCTICGLARANPKDIDSAFEALKKAADPRIHVFISSSEVHMVHQLKKSRDEVLQLARDMVKRARSYVSDVEFSPMDASRSDPEFLYALLQAVIEAGATTLNIPDTVGYAMPAEFGELINGINKRVEGVERAVISVHCHDDLGLSVANSLEAIKNGARQVECTVNGIGERAGNAALEELVMAIRTRSDYYEVTTDINTELIYPTSRLVSQRTGFSVQPNKAVVGANAFRHQSGIHQDGVIKMPKTYEIMDPRSVGVPSSSLVLGKLSGRHAFRERLAQLGYNLAEVDFDRTFAAFKELADKKKEVADKDIESLVAEGQRTVKEAYHLDRIQVSCGDRGVPTAAVRLIDPDGKILEDAALGTGPVDAVYKAINRLVGVPNQLTEFSVTSITAGIDAIGEVFIRIESEGISYSGRGADTDIIVSSAKAYMNALNRLLVFQGIKQVSEQGSK from the coding sequence ATGAATAAATTAAAAATTTTCGACACTACATTGCGCGACGGTGAACAGGCTGCCGGCGCAACTTTGAACATTCAGGAAAAACTGGAAATTGCCCGCGCTCTTGAGGCTCTGGGCGTTGACATCATCGAGGGAGGCTTTCCAGTCACCTCTTCCGGGGATTTTGAAGCTGTCAGGCGTATCGCCAATGAAATTCGCGGCTGTACCATATGCGGATTAGCCAGGGCTAACCCAAAAGATATCGATAGCGCCTTCGAAGCCTTGAAAAAGGCCGCTGACCCACGGATTCACGTTTTTATTTCCTCATCGGAAGTCCATATGGTGCACCAATTGAAAAAAAGCCGCGATGAGGTTCTTCAACTAGCTCGGGACATGGTGAAAAGAGCCCGAAGTTATGTGAGTGATGTAGAATTTTCTCCAATGGATGCTTCTCGTTCTGATCCGGAATTTCTTTACGCGTTGTTGCAGGCGGTCATAGAGGCCGGAGCCACAACCTTGAATATTCCCGATACGGTTGGCTACGCCATGCCGGCCGAATTCGGGGAGTTGATAAATGGAATCAATAAACGTGTTGAAGGGGTAGAGCGCGCAGTTATCAGCGTACATTGTCACGACGATCTGGGGCTGTCTGTTGCCAATTCTCTTGAGGCCATAAAAAATGGAGCCAGACAAGTCGAGTGTACCGTCAACGGTATAGGCGAACGGGCTGGCAACGCAGCCCTGGAAGAATTGGTAATGGCGATTCGCACTCGTTCTGATTATTATGAGGTCACTACAGATATTAACACCGAATTGATCTATCCGACCTCTCGACTGGTCAGCCAGCGGACCGGTTTTTCGGTGCAACCTAATAAAGCAGTAGTCGGCGCCAACGCTTTCAGACATCAGTCAGGCATTCATCAAGATGGTGTTATAAAAATGCCGAAAACCTACGAAATTATGGACCCGCGTAGTGTTGGAGTGCCGTCTTCTTCTCTCGTATTGGGCAAACTATCCGGTCGTCATGCCTTCAGAGAGCGTTTGGCTCAGCTTGGATACAATCTGGCAGAAGTGGATTTTGACCGAACCTTTGCCGCGTTCAAGGAACTAGCCGACAAGAAAAAGGAAGTTGCTGACAAGGATATTGAATCGCTTGTAGCCGAAGGACAGCGGACAGTAAAGGAAGCTTATCACCTCGACCGAATTCAAGTGTCCTGCGGCGACCGGGGGGTACCTACCGCCGCTGTCAGACTTATCGACCCTGATGGGAAAATATTGGAAGATGCCGCTTTGGGTACCGGACCTGTCGACGCCGTATATAAAGCCATCAACCGGTTGGTGGGGGTGCCGAATCAACTGACTGAGTTTTCGGTAACCTCTATCACTGCAGGCATTGACGCTATTGGTGAGGTATTCATACGTATTGAAAGCGAAGGCATTTCTTATTCAGGTCGTGGTGCCGATACTGACATCATCGTTTCGAGTGCTAAGGCATACATGAATGCCTTGAACAGATTGCTTGTATTTCAAGGAATCAAACAAGTAAGTGAACAGGGTTCCAAATAG
- a CDS encoding 3-isopropylmalate dehydratase, small subunit (KEGG: dev:DhcVS_731 3-isopropylmalate dehydratase, small subunit~TIGRFAM: 3-isopropylmalate dehydratase, small subunit~PFAM: aconitate hydratase domain protein) has protein sequence MLKGFVHKYGANVDTDAIIPARYLNVSTPDELARHCMEDIDLEFVSKVKPGDIIVATSNFGCGSSREHAPIAIKASGVSAVIADSFARIFFRNAINIGLPLLESPEAVSATETGDELEIDLASGTIRNTTRGLSFSAKPYPEFMSQIIQAGGLIEYTRLKIAGGNTDK, from the coding sequence ATGCTGAAAGGATTTGTTCATAAATACGGCGCCAATGTCGACACAGACGCCATTATCCCGGCACGTTATCTGAACGTATCGACGCCTGACGAATTAGCGCGTCATTGCATGGAAGACATCGACCTTGAATTCGTGTCAAAGGTTAAACCAGGTGACATAATCGTCGCCACCTCCAATTTTGGATGCGGGTCTTCCAGAGAACATGCTCCGATAGCTATTAAAGCTTCCGGGGTATCCGCGGTTATAGCGGACAGTTTCGCCCGTATCTTTTTTCGTAATGCCATAAATATCGGGTTACCATTGCTGGAAAGTCCTGAAGCTGTGAGTGCTACTGAAACCGGGGATGAGTTGGAAATCGACCTGGCTTCCGGAACCATCAGGAATACTACCAGGGGGCTGAGTTTCTCAGCCAAGCCATATCCGGAATTCATGTCCCAGATCATTCAAGCCGGGGGTTTAATTGAATACACCCGGCTAAAAATCGCCGGAGGAAACACGGATAAGTGA
- a CDS encoding MgtC/SapB transporter (KEGG: deg:DehalGT_0709 MgtC/SapB transporter~manually curated~PFAM: MgtC/SapB transporter), giving the protein MSEIEIVIRLLLAAGLGAFVGFQRETAGKSAGVRTLALISLGSALFTVISVSAFNGADTARIAANVVTGIGFLGAGAIMRREEGAIEGMTTAATIWAVAAIGIATGSGLYLISIVTALVVFGLLLLPHSNHKGSNRK; this is encoded by the coding sequence TTGAGTGAAATAGAAATTGTAATCAGGTTATTATTGGCGGCAGGTCTGGGGGCTTTTGTTGGATTTCAACGCGAAACTGCCGGAAAGTCCGCTGGTGTAAGAACTTTAGCGTTGATATCATTAGGGTCGGCCTTGTTTACAGTAATTTCTGTCTCTGCGTTCAATGGTGCTGATACCGCGAGAATCGCCGCCAATGTAGTGACCGGAATCGGTTTTCTCGGTGCCGGCGCCATTATGCGTCGGGAAGAAGGCGCTATCGAAGGCATGACTACCGCGGCGACCATTTGGGCAGTTGCGGCCATTGGCATCGCTACGGGAAGCGGGTTGTATCTTATCTCGATTGTCACCGCGTTGGTAGTATTCGGATTACTTCTACTACCACATTCCAATCACAAAGGGAGTAATAGGAAGTGA
- a CDS encoding 2-isopropylmalate synthase/homocitrate synthase family protein (KEGG: deb:DehaBAV1_0744 putative alpha-isopropylmalate/homocitrate synthase family transferase~TIGRFAM: 2-isopropylmalate synthase/homocitrate synthase family protein~PFAM: pyruvate carboxyltransferase; LeuA allosteric (dimerisation) domain), which translates to MGKLFLYDTTLRDGSQREGISFSVADKLNIAQKLDEFGMHYIEGGWPGANPKDNEFFELAAKAGFQKSRLVAFGSTCKAGVIASEDANLNALLASGAPVITLVCKSSLPQVEKVLGTSLDENLRMVTDSIEYLKGHGRQVFVDAEHYFDGYKAHPEYSLCVLQAATKAGADCLVLCDTNGGALPEDVFQAVKAAITATEVPIGIHAHNDAELAVANSLSAVKAGAIQIQGTVNGYGERCGNANLCSIIPALKLKLCHDVVADHALGQLTELSHFVSEVANLAPDPFMPYVGHSAFSHKAGLHVSGLSRWPFAYQHIDPAAVGNKPRTLVSELSGKSNIIQRAHEIGVDLSVHTAQVNKLLSQVKHLESLGFQYENAEASFDLLVHRAASDYRPPFELIDFMVVVEKRRRAPIVSLAHEEMMSEAIVKVRVNDEIMHTAAEGNGPVNALDLALRKALLPSYPALAQVDLMDFKVRILEESNGTGSIVRVLIESSDGNRDWHTVGASSNIIEASWLALADSLEYGLLTNPG; encoded by the coding sequence ATGGGTAAACTTTTTTTATACGATACCACCCTACGAGATGGCTCCCAGCGTGAGGGTATATCATTTTCAGTAGCTGATAAACTGAATATTGCTCAAAAGTTAGACGAATTCGGAATGCATTATATTGAAGGAGGCTGGCCGGGAGCTAATCCGAAAGACAACGAATTCTTCGAATTGGCCGCAAAAGCCGGTTTTCAGAAATCACGCCTAGTAGCTTTTGGCAGTACTTGCAAAGCCGGGGTTATCGCTAGTGAAGACGCCAATTTGAATGCTTTGTTGGCGTCAGGGGCTCCGGTAATCACACTTGTCTGTAAAAGTTCACTTCCGCAAGTGGAGAAAGTCCTAGGTACCAGCTTGGACGAAAACCTCCGGATGGTCACAGACTCCATAGAGTATTTGAAGGGCCATGGCCGGCAAGTGTTTGTGGATGCCGAGCATTATTTCGACGGTTATAAAGCACACCCAGAATACTCATTATGCGTGTTACAAGCCGCTACAAAGGCTGGAGCCGATTGTCTCGTTCTATGCGATACTAATGGGGGGGCTTTACCGGAAGATGTATTCCAGGCGGTCAAAGCCGCTATAACTGCGACTGAAGTTCCTATCGGTATCCATGCCCATAATGACGCCGAACTTGCCGTGGCCAATTCTTTATCAGCCGTTAAAGCCGGTGCTATTCAAATACAAGGCACTGTCAATGGCTATGGAGAGCGTTGCGGTAATGCCAACTTATGTTCCATCATTCCCGCATTGAAATTGAAGCTGTGTCACGATGTTGTGGCCGACCACGCGCTTGGTCAACTGACCGAACTTTCCCATTTTGTTTCTGAAGTGGCTAACCTTGCACCGGATCCTTTTATGCCTTATGTAGGGCACAGCGCCTTTTCTCATAAAGCGGGACTTCACGTATCAGGCCTATCTCGCTGGCCTTTCGCCTACCAGCACATAGATCCAGCGGCGGTTGGCAATAAACCCCGAACACTGGTTTCTGAGCTTTCTGGTAAATCCAATATTATCCAGCGGGCTCACGAAATCGGTGTAGACTTGTCTGTGCACACCGCCCAAGTTAATAAACTTTTAAGCCAGGTCAAGCATCTTGAGAGTCTTGGATTCCAGTACGAAAATGCCGAAGCTTCGTTCGACTTGTTAGTCCATCGTGCCGCCTCTGATTACCGTCCTCCCTTCGAATTGATCGATTTTATGGTAGTGGTCGAAAAACGCCGACGAGCTCCGATTGTGTCTTTGGCGCACGAAGAAATGATGAGCGAAGCTATCGTTAAAGTCAGGGTTAATGATGAAATCATGCACACCGCCGCTGAAGGCAACGGCCCCGTAAATGCTTTGGATTTGGCTTTACGCAAAGCGCTATTGCCTTCGTACCCTGCGCTGGCTCAAGTTGATCTCATGGATTTCAAAGTTCGGATTCTTGAAGAAAGCAACGGAACCGGTTCAATTGTCCGAGTGTTGATAGAGTCATCCGACGGTAACAGAGACTGGCACACTGTTGGGGCATCATCCAATATCATTGAAGCCAGCTGGCTGGCACTGGCGGACAGCCTTGAATATGGATTGCTAACAAATCCCGGATAA
- a CDS encoding ketol-acid reductoisomerase (TIGRFAM: ketol-acid reductoisomerase~KEGG: det:DET0831 ketol-acid reductoisomerase~PFAM: Acetohydroxy acid isomeroreductase catalytic domain protein; acetohydroxy acid isomeroreductase), with protein MAVIYYEKDCNPELLADKVIGIIGYGSQGHAHAQNLRDSGLKVIVGGRPTSPTCTQAADDGFEVLSNSEMAKKADVIMVLAPDQVQASVYREDIEPNLRPGMTLMFAHGFNIHFNQILPPDTIDVVMIAPKGPGHMVRQVYTEGGGVPALIAVFQDATGKAKDIALSYARGIGAARAGVLETTFAEETETDLFGEQAVLCGGTAALVKAGFETLVEAGYQPEVAYFECLHELKLIVDLMYKGGLRYMRYSVSDTAEYGDYVTGPRIINDETKDEMWRVLSEIQDGTFAREWILENQAGKPHFNATRRIEAAHPIEIVGEQLRSMMSWLNKPKKQ; from the coding sequence ATGGCTGTTATTTATTACGAAAAAGACTGTAATCCTGAATTGCTGGCAGACAAGGTAATCGGAATTATCGGGTATGGATCACAAGGTCACGCTCATGCTCAGAATTTAAGAGACAGTGGGTTGAAAGTAATCGTCGGCGGACGTCCGACTTCTCCAACCTGCACTCAAGCCGCCGACGATGGGTTTGAGGTTCTTTCCAATTCCGAAATGGCGAAAAAGGCCGATGTTATTATGGTTCTGGCACCTGATCAGGTTCAAGCCAGCGTGTATAGAGAAGATATAGAACCGAACCTCCGTCCGGGCATGACCTTGATGTTCGCCCACGGGTTCAACATCCATTTCAACCAGATATTACCGCCTGATACTATTGACGTGGTTATGATTGCGCCCAAAGGGCCAGGACACATGGTAAGGCAAGTGTATACCGAGGGTGGTGGAGTTCCCGCGCTGATTGCGGTGTTTCAGGATGCTACTGGTAAGGCGAAAGACATTGCGTTATCGTATGCGCGTGGAATCGGGGCCGCAAGAGCCGGTGTGTTGGAAACTACCTTTGCTGAAGAAACTGAAACTGACTTGTTTGGAGAACAGGCTGTATTGTGCGGTGGTACCGCGGCGTTGGTTAAAGCCGGGTTTGAAACTCTTGTAGAAGCAGGGTATCAACCTGAAGTTGCATATTTTGAATGTCTGCACGAATTGAAGCTGATAGTTGACCTGATGTATAAAGGCGGCTTACGTTATATGCGTTATTCTGTAAGTGATACCGCTGAATATGGCGATTATGTAACCGGCCCACGTATCATAAATGACGAAACTAAAGACGAAATGTGGCGAGTTTTGTCTGAAATACAGGATGGGACTTTCGCCAGAGAGTGGATTCTGGAGAACCAGGCCGGCAAACCACATTTCAACGCCACGCGTCGTATCGAGGCGGCTCACCCTATTGAAATTGTGGGGGAGCAGTTACGGAGTATGATGAGTTGGTTAAACAAACCGAAGAAACAATAG
- a CDS encoding 3-isopropylmalate dehydratase, large subunit (KEGG: det:DET0828 3-isopropylmalate dehydratase large subunit~TIGRFAM: 3-isopropylmalate dehydratase, large subunit; 3-isopropylmalate dehydratase; homoaconitate hydratase family protein~PFAM: aconitate hydratase domain protein), with translation MNLAEKILASHAGLDHVEPGQFINGKVDVILANDITAPIAIREFWKFGLEKVFDPKKIVFVPDHFVPNKDIASAEQAKILREFARAQGVNFFECGQMGVEHVILHEKGLVVPGDLVIGADSHTCTYGALGAFATGMGSTDIASAMATGDIWMKVPPTIKFVFRGKLPKYVSGKDLILHTIGDIGVDGALYAAMEFAGEAIERLSLEGRFTMANMAIEAGAKAGLFYADKKAVSYAKGRSERKPVVFEPDADAVYQQIYEYDVSLLEPQVALPHLPSNVKPVSQVGRVYLDQVVIGSCTNGRFEDLQSAAMVLNGKKVNSNLRCIIIPGSQQVYLEALKAGYIEIFIQAGCAVSTPTCGPCLGGHMGILAAGEKCLATTNRNFVGRMGSPKSEVYLSSPAVAAASAIVGKIVSPADLS, from the coding sequence GTGAATTTAGCCGAGAAAATACTGGCTTCTCATGCCGGACTTGACCATGTCGAACCTGGACAGTTCATTAACGGTAAAGTCGACGTGATATTGGCGAACGACATAACCGCGCCCATTGCTATTCGCGAATTTTGGAAATTCGGGCTGGAAAAGGTATTCGATCCCAAAAAAATAGTCTTTGTTCCAGACCATTTTGTGCCAAATAAAGATATAGCTTCTGCTGAACAGGCAAAGATACTAAGGGAATTCGCTCGGGCTCAAGGAGTCAATTTCTTTGAATGTGGCCAAATGGGGGTTGAACATGTCATCCTGCATGAAAAAGGGTTGGTTGTACCCGGAGATCTGGTTATAGGGGCTGACTCACATACCTGCACTTACGGAGCCCTCGGTGCTTTTGCCACGGGAATGGGATCTACCGACATCGCCTCGGCAATGGCCACTGGTGATATCTGGATGAAGGTTCCACCTACAATCAAATTCGTGTTTAGAGGAAAGCTTCCTAAATATGTTTCCGGCAAGGACCTGATACTTCATACCATAGGCGATATAGGTGTTGACGGAGCTCTTTACGCGGCCATGGAGTTTGCCGGTGAGGCTATCGAAAGGCTGTCGCTTGAAGGGCGATTCACTATGGCTAATATGGCCATTGAAGCCGGGGCCAAAGCAGGCTTGTTTTATGCTGATAAAAAAGCTGTCTCATATGCCAAAGGGAGAAGTGAACGTAAGCCAGTTGTATTCGAACCGGATGCTGATGCCGTCTACCAGCAGATATACGAATACGACGTTTCACTCCTGGAACCGCAGGTCGCTTTACCGCACTTGCCATCAAACGTTAAACCTGTGAGTCAGGTGGGGAGGGTTTACCTTGACCAGGTAGTTATTGGCTCATGCACTAACGGCCGGTTCGAAGACCTTCAGTCCGCCGCCATGGTTCTTAATGGTAAAAAAGTAAACTCCAATCTGAGATGCATTATTATTCCGGGTTCCCAGCAAGTTTATCTAGAAGCTCTGAAGGCCGGTTATATAGAAATATTCATACAAGCCGGTTGTGCTGTCTCTACGCCTACTTGCGGCCCTTGTCTCGGGGGGCATATGGGAATATTAGCCGCCGGTGAAAAATGTCTGGCTACAACCAATAGAAATTTCGTTGGGAGAATGGGTAGTCCAAAAAGTGAAGTTTATCTTTCCAGTCCAGCCGTCGCCGCCGCCAGCGCCATTGTTGGCAAAATCGTATCCCCGGCTGACTTGTCCTGA
- a CDS encoding conserved hypothetical protein (KEGG: deg:DehalGT_0701 hypothetical protein) produces the protein MGEIRSAKEIALEKIGEIDEITPQDRLRWKLVPEGERLAQQFLTQDFDLESVLENRSDQELEYLKKGAIPILISAIGLPKTEDSALKNNKVLGALMLLKEDKESVADLMGQLQQLFDHYTQIGEPQKQQAYQSFKSKFEQRIRQTMREQQGVDYAGQINVEQYPQFQEEWRRNLIQFDHQYLSSIDRIKQELAALA, from the coding sequence ATGGGTGAAATTAGATCAGCTAAAGAAATTGCATTGGAAAAAATAGGGGAAATCGATGAAATTACTCCCCAAGACCGGCTTCGCTGGAAACTGGTACCGGAAGGTGAAAGACTGGCGCAACAGTTTTTGACACAGGATTTTGATCTGGAAAGCGTACTGGAAAATCGTTCCGACCAAGAATTGGAATATCTAAAAAAGGGAGCTATTCCCATACTGATTTCAGCGATCGGCTTACCCAAAACAGAAGATTCGGCATTGAAAAACAACAAGGTCTTAGGCGCGTTGATGTTACTCAAGGAAGACAAAGAAAGTGTCGCTGACCTGATGGGTCAGTTACAGCAACTTTTTGATCATTATACTCAAATCGGTGAGCCACAAAAACAACAAGCCTACCAGTCGTTCAAATCAAAATTCGAGCAAAGAATCCGCCAGACAATGCGGGAACAACAAGGAGTTGATTACGCCGGACAGATAAATGTTGAGCAATATCCCCAGTTTCAGGAAGAATGGCGTAGAAATTTAATTCAATTCGACCACCAATATCTCAGTTCCATTGACCGCATAAAACAAGAACTGGCAGCACTTGCCTGA
- a CDS encoding conserved hypothetical protein (KEGG: det:DET0820 hypothetical protein): MDPKERIRFATAHTHVIRPPTQLLETFGQTQIHYYLLTEPSYSEINETTFPETVLREGKVIAEQPKLVTPQYMRRLEGFGDEVRRYFDMIASSLGANSPGLLYTYRNEPGDLNILSGNLPSVAERINNDIIRKDDKKAAIIRGVDELWDVSLFKFIYELTEKSVKRNISELEQQGLLAVDASGVTVESRVRLERMFIQLAEGAISPASVKLELDRWSLFDEYQDRFFAALKSNDKLRGGYENISR, encoded by the coding sequence ATGGATCCAAAGGAGCGTATTCGCTTCGCGACCGCCCACACCCATGTAATCCGACCTCCGACCCAACTGCTGGAGACATTCGGTCAGACCCAGATTCATTATTATTTGCTGACCGAACCCTCCTATTCGGAAATTAACGAAACGACGTTTCCGGAAACCGTGCTTCGTGAAGGTAAGGTAATAGCCGAACAGCCCAAATTGGTAACACCCCAGTATATGCGGCGACTCGAAGGATTCGGTGACGAAGTCAGGCGCTATTTCGATATGATAGCTTCATCCTTGGGAGCAAATTCACCGGGTCTTTTATATACTTATCGGAATGAGCCCGGTGATCTGAACATACTCAGTGGTAATTTACCTTCCGTCGCCGAACGTATCAATAATGACATAATCAGAAAAGACGATAAAAAAGCCGCTATAATAAGGGGCGTCGATGAGCTTTGGGATGTCTCTCTTTTTAAGTTCATATATGAACTGACAGAGAAATCTGTTAAACGTAATATATCTGAATTAGAACAACAAGGATTGTTGGCTGTTGATGCTTCAGGAGTTACTGTCGAATCCAGAGTAAGGTTGGAGAGGATGTTCATCCAGCTCGCCGAAGGCGCTATATCTCCGGCCAGTGTCAAATTAGAGCTTGATCGCTGGTCACTGTTTGATGAATATCAGGACCGATTTTTTGCCGCACTAAAAAGCAACGATAAATTAAGAGGCGGTTATGAGAATATCTCGCGTTGA
- a CDS encoding 3-isopropylmalate dehydrogenase (TIGRFAM: 3-isopropylmalate dehydrogenase~KEGG: det:DET0826 3-isopropylmalate dehydrogenase~PFAM: isocitrate/isopropylmalate dehydrogenase) translates to MIFEITTLPGDGVGPDVLAEGLKVLKAVGSKYQHEFNINEELIGGVAIDATGSALPRQTLLTARKSDAVLLAAVGDPRFDDPKLPVHPEDGLLALRKGLGLFANLRPVKVFDELVDASTIKPEVLKGTDFIFIRELTGGVYFGKPKKEWRTTTGRKAVDSMVYCEEEIARIVKVGFEVARTRGKRLLSVDKANVLKSSRLWRQVTDEVSCKYPDVTVTHALVDACAMQLIRTPSAFDVIVTENLFGDILSDEAAQLAGSMGMLPSASLAGVPSAGQRTFGLYEPIHGSAPAIAGQDIANPIATILSVAMMLRYSLALEDEARAIENAVGIVLRKGYRTEDIIAAGNKKVGTRQMGDIIAAEV, encoded by the coding sequence GTGATTTTTGAAATAACGACGCTGCCCGGTGATGGAGTCGGGCCAGATGTTCTCGCAGAAGGGCTGAAGGTTTTAAAAGCCGTTGGCTCTAAATATCAGCACGAATTTAATATTAACGAAGAGTTGATTGGCGGTGTCGCCATTGATGCCACAGGGTCGGCTCTTCCCAGACAAACTCTGTTGACGGCAAGAAAAAGTGACGCTGTTCTCTTGGCAGCCGTCGGGGACCCCCGCTTTGATGACCCTAAACTTCCGGTTCATCCGGAAGATGGTTTGCTGGCACTTCGTAAAGGACTCGGCCTTTTCGCTAATCTTCGTCCGGTCAAAGTATTCGATGAGTTAGTAGATGCCAGCACCATAAAGCCGGAGGTTCTCAAAGGAACTGATTTTATTTTCATCAGGGAACTGACCGGTGGGGTGTACTTTGGCAAACCAAAAAAAGAATGGCGCACAACTACTGGTCGCAAAGCGGTGGACTCTATGGTGTATTGCGAAGAGGAAATAGCCCGTATTGTCAAAGTCGGGTTTGAAGTCGCGCGAACTCGCGGTAAAAGACTTCTTTCCGTTGACAAAGCGAATGTCTTGAAATCTTCAAGGTTGTGGCGTCAGGTTACCGACGAAGTCAGTTGTAAATACCCTGATGTCACCGTTACTCATGCGCTGGTAGATGCCTGCGCCATGCAATTGATTCGTACTCCTTCTGCCTTCGATGTCATTGTCACTGAGAATCTATTCGGAGATATTTTATCCGACGAAGCCGCTCAACTCGCCGGGTCAATGGGAATGCTACCGTCCGCAAGCCTGGCTGGCGTGCCATCAGCTGGACAAAGGACGTTTGGTTTATATGAACCGATCCATGGAAGTGCGCCTGCCATTGCCGGACAGGATATTGCCAACCCGATAGCAACTATTTTATCCGTGGCCATGATGCTACGTTATTCGCTGGCGCTCGAAGACGAAGCCCGTGCGATTGAAAACGCAGTTGGTATCGTTTTAAGAAAAGGTTATCGAACCGAAGATATCATAGCCGCCGGAAACAAAAAAGTCGGAACCAGGCAAATGGGAGATATAATAGCGGCAGAGGTTTAA